A window of Periplaneta americana isolate PAMFEO1 chromosome 9, P.americana_PAMFEO1_priV1, whole genome shotgun sequence genomic DNA:
atggccagccactgaagcacagattttgaggtgttccgaatccatttcttggtttgagttgcacaatgggcagttaggggactgatatattccaattctatgcaggtgtttggccaaacagtcatggcctgttgccaatctatatGCAGCtaaagacgattttcgtggtaaatcggaaattaactgtggattatgatgcagagagttccattttttccccttgagattgtgttatcaaattttgtttgttgatgtctaagtatgtagatttaataaatcttttcacagagtaatacgtaaatGTTACTATTGTCTAAACCAACATTTGAATGATAAGCAATGATTTctatcaaatttctgtctccTTTTTCTGACTAAAACAACCCCTGTAATAGAcatgtttaaataaattacattacgcATTGTAGTGAATAAGAATTAACTGTATCTTTATTATAACATGAAGGGATGCACTATTTCCTTACACTGGTGAATCTGCACCAGTCTCTTTCCTGAAAGAGCTTCGTTTTCCCAAATGCCCATGTCCATACTGAACTGGTCTTAAGTTTTCTTCTGTTCAGATGCAGGAGAGACTTTGTGAGAGCTCGGTTGGGCTTTAACAAGAGTTTTGCCCATTTTTCTGATGTTCCCAACTAGTCCATTGTTTATTGAAGTTTTTGCACTTGATTTGCTAATGCCTCAGGCTGGTTAAGGTCCAATGTACGTGCTTCTTAACTGCTTCTTCAGTTCTTGCTCTGCAGAGTTTTAATACTTCCCACGCCACTTTATACTTAAATTAGAAGATTTAACTTATAATCCTAGGTACATCAGCAGCACCTACATGTACCTGCATTCTCAGACGGTAACGCTCCTTTTCTTGTTCACCAAACAAATCCTTCATGGCACCCTGCAGGTTCTGCGGTGGTGACACCACAGGGACAGACAGTCTAGAGGACGCATTCCCAGCTAGTACGTACGTGCATCGGTTCATGAGGTAATCCTTAAAACCCTGTGGTGGCTTTGGCTGTACAGGGAACAAACCTTTGCGACGGCGTTCAATCTGCAACACACAATAGGGATTCGTGACAAGACTGTTTAAAATTGATTCCTAATATCTTAGTCAACTCATATTTCTTTTTTAGGCCTACTTGtagcataaaaaatatttgttgtttCGTAAGCAAATGCCATTCTGCTCAGTTACAAATGATTACTATGTTCTATGTTGGGCACTGCTCAAGCAGTATGATTAACATGATGCCTGAATATGAATCTGTTCAAGCACACGTTTAATATAAGGAGCAATGACTATTAGTgcaaacaacaaattaaatagATGGTATTGATATTCTGTAAAATCGCGGTAACGTTAAATATGTCatatatttcgattatatttaTCGATTCCTAAAGGAACAATTACGGAAATGAGATTtgtaaggaggactgccggctacagcttgcatgaccacaaaaggaatgaactaattacaaaagaattgaaaattacacctgtttatgaacatctcaaccactatagacaaaaatggcttaaccatgtcaatagaatggaccgttccagactcccaagacaaattctccgctacataccacatggaagacgatctttgggacgcctcCTGAAAAgatggagaccgtaacaggccactaggcctaatacctgcaaggacgatgatgatgaaaggAACAACAGCACACTCTGTATAGTGTACATGATTCGACATTTCAAATGGCTGACTATATGTATGCAAAAAAGAGCTCTGTAAGGATTCAGGACAATCAAATTCTTCCAACTGGGCATGATTTGATATGGCATGCAATTACAATCAAAATGTCTCGAGCAGTCTTCACACCACTCTCCCGGTTTATTTTGAGATGGTGGGGAGTAGAGGTGGGGTGTAATGTAGTGTTTAGCCGTCACGGCTCTGGAAAAATTGCTATAACAGATAATAGTGATTTTGTCACATTGTGATTTGTGTGTCCAGAGGATTCTTGGCAATTGCACTCTGCCACAGTTTTAtgaactctatatatatatatatatatatatatatatatatatatatatatatatatatatatatatatatatatcactcaataaaagaattgtattccaatggataccatcccattgtggaatcctgggaaacgagaatgtggatgctttagcaaagaagggcagcactgctacttacagacctgttactaaatctacgtattactctgtgaaaagattgattaaatctacatacttagacttcaacaaacaaaatttgataacacaatcacaagggaaaaaatggaactctctgcatcataatccacagttaattcccgatttaccacgaaaatcatctgtagctgcatttagattggcaacaggccatgattgtttggccaaacacctgcatagaattggaatatatcagtcccctaactgcccattgtgcaactcaaaccaagaaatggattcggaacacctcaaaatctgtgcttcggtggctgaccatgacaatatctttgaaaaatattggagtgcaagaggtcaaatgactttattgtcaaacgcctggctaCACTCCCTTGATCacctgatgaatttattatcatagctttTCTGTCtggtatttaattaaatttcgttttttatcatttcattgcattccatttttttatttttccttacattttcccTCTTAACTAGCCTATCTGCACGAAGTGAGTTAATTATGTCGTATTCCAATctgtaaatattgtattgtattatggtattattttcgttttccaTTGtctcaattttgttattttttaatatgttacaGTACAATTCCTCGTATCCAGCAACTATAGGACAAAGTGTCACCCCAGCAGCAATGACACATTCTGAAGTTTGTGGAATACTGTAGAATCAGTGACAAAAATATTGCGGGTTCCTACCTTAAAACAACGTGCATGATGCGAGTCTTACCACTACTGGCCAACTGAGCATGAGCAGGATAGCATAAAGTGCATTTGTCTCGTCTGGTGCATGCATATTGATttagaaaatataaatgtaacagaTAATAAAACTAAGTAGCACCTGCTTTCTGATGTTGAGGAACAGCTGGTAGCAGTTGGTGATGGGCTGGTCGTGGGGGTGCACTTCGGTCGTGGTGCTTGCAGAGTCTGAGGGCTCGGCAGTGGAAGTCGAGGCAGCAGCAGCCTGACTCTCCTTGCTCTGCTTCATCTTCCGCTTCCTGGGGTGCAGGTCCACTGGAGGCGGCTGCGGAGGGGCGGGCTGGGGTTGCTGTCCCGGCTGCTCGGCCGGCTCCACCACCTTCTCCTCGGGAGTGGGCGCCATCGACGTGTTTGCAGGCGACGCCGACTTGGCCGCACCGGCCACACTGCTGGTCTCGACACTTGCCGGAGGAGCTGCGCACTCGGCCAGTGACGGAGACTGACTCTGGCTGGGAGACGAGTTGTTGGACCCCCGATCCACCGCACCTCCACTACTAGCCCCAGAAGCCGCGGGGGAAGGAGCAGAACTGCCGGAGACCGAGGCGGAGGCCGTGGACAGAGAGCTAGAAGACGAGACGGCAGCAGTCGTGGCTGCCACGTTAGCGGATGCCGAGGTGCCCCCACCCGACCGGTGCGAACTGCGCAGTACCCGCTGGTGGTGAGTCGACCGCTGCTCTTCTGACATGAGGGGCCCGGCCCCGGAGTCTTTCTTCTCGTCACTCTTTGCGGCACCACCACCCCCGCTGCCGGCTCCAGTCGGCTCAGAGGGGCTCGGCCCGCCGCCAGACGCCGGTGGCTCCTTGTCTGTGTTCGCGTCAGACGACGCCACGACGTAGGGCAAGGCTTGGTGGTGGCGCGCGGCGCCATTCTTGCCGTTGCGGTTCCCCTGCTCCTGCTCCAGGGACGCACTCTGCTGTGGGATCACTATCTTCAGCGGGGGCACTTTGGGGCCTCCTGTCCACGCGGCGGGGTTTGGGCCCGGAGGCTCTGGCCCACTGCCGCCTCCCTTCCCTCCTCGGCTCTCTTCGCCCTCGCCATCACTCTCCGTGCCCTTTCCGCCGGCACTGCCTCCGCCGCTACAGGTCGACGCGGTGGCAGAGGCCAGCTTGGGACTGTTGCTGCCGGTGCCACTGCTGGGGCTCCTGCGGTCGGAGCCATTGGCCGCATTCTTGGCAGCTGCACCTCCACCGTTCTTTTGGTTGCCGGTCACCTTAGTACACTTTTCAGACGCGCCGTTTCTGCCGCCCCCAAACCTTCCCGAGGTGCCGCCACCGTTCCGAGCGTTCTCTTTGCTGCTGTCGGAGTCCTTGCGCTTCTTGCGCTTGTTCTCCTCGTCCCCTTCGTCGGCCCCCTCGCCCACCTCTGCAAAGTTACGCTTGCCGCCCTGCTCCACGGGGCTCTCCTGGCGCGTGGGGCTGTTACAGTCTGCGGGGGGCTCCTTCTTGTCTCCCGTATCAGGCGAGGCATCCTTGCCACTCTTGAACTCGTACACGTCCTCGCTGCCCTCCATGCCGGTCCTGCAGGCAAGAAGCAGCCAACAGCAATGGAGCACCACTGCCACACTCCGCTCTACAGTCAGCTCACCTCTCAGAGTCGCACGGCGCTATGTCAGCACGTGGCAGCCGCTTGTCATCCCTCACCCGAGCCTGGTGCAAGCGCACAGAGTTCAACTTGTCACCTGCAACTTCATCAAACATgattacagtatttattaaaaactgaagagGTGGAgtccaaactggcctaagtcaaGTTGGCAAGTTAGGAGAAGGATGACAAAAAGTCATGAAACAAATTTCATGCCCCTAGTTcctgcatattttatttcattagatagttgaatttatttgtgtctcagtgaaacatacagcagagtccgtacagacTAGTTTGTGTCTATGCCTTTCCAATTCAccgcgagctaaagcaaggaggtgcactatcacctttactttttaacttcgctcaagaatatgctattaggaaagtccaggataacagagagggtttcgaattgaacaggttacatcagctccttgtttatgtggatgacatcaatatgttaggagaaaatccacaaactattagagaaaacatgggaattttacttgaagcaagtagagagataggtttggaagtaaattccgaaaagacaaagtatatgattatgtctcatgacgaaaatattgtaagaaatgaaaatataaaaattagaagtttatcctttgaagaggtggaaaaatttaaatatcttggagcaacagtaacaaatataaatgatactggaaggaaattaaacgcataataaatatgggaaatgcctgtttatGTCATCATTTGTCAAATTACTGGCATTACAAGCATGCGCTTCTTTATGAGAGCAGGTTATGATGGGTTTCCTTCCTGCATCTGAGCTATTTCTCGCACAAGCTTACTAACGGCGATTTTTGCACCCATCAAACTCACTTCTTATTCTCTTACGTCCTCTTCGAGACTGTATCACTCTAttcttcaatattaatttcactCATATTCTATGGATATCATGTCCGTCCTAGCCAACACTACAAGTTTTGTGTAGCCTATAGTCTATATTGAATGCCGACTTAGATCATTTTGGAAATAATAAACAGAATACTTACGACAGTTTGGAATGAATCTAATATTCATTATTGCATGTAATGAACTTTTCAGCATTATACAATATGTTTATATCCCGTTCATAGAAGGTGGAACAATAATTCTGAAATTACCTTCAgtttaaaaaaagagagagataagacactttggaatccacctcttagATTGTACTTTTAATAGCGATATTACGTATTGTAAGAAATATTCTCTGCAATTAAAATTAGCTAAATATTCACAACAACCCTCACACTGGATAGATGAAATATCACCTCAATGTCAAGTCATCACACTAGAACAAGGAACTATACCAacttactaatattaataataaatgaagataGCACCAGAAAATATTGCCGTTAACTTTCCAGCACAATTCATAAGGCTAAAAACATACAGATCCTAGCTTTCTTCTTGCTTGTCTTGTACAAAACATAATTCTCTTAAAGAACCCAACTgagtgcattatttttttttttggttggttatttaatgacgctgtatcaattactagattatttagcgtcaatggaattggtgatagagagatgaggccaagaattccACACACAATCtcacatttgtcttacagttggggaaaacctcggaagaaactcatgttatcaacccaagcgggaattgaacctacGCCACAGCACAACTCCGGAGGAGCAGGCAAatgcctctgccgactgagctatgctggtggctccTCCAGGCAATGATTTTTGTGTATATGAATAGTGATTTATAGACAATGGATTTATGTGCGCTTAAAAGAgtcaaaatatgcactaaaatgtTACTACAAATATACACTAGATATTTATGCCTGTGATATCTAGACATATTAAATGTTCTTCCTGATGGCTGTGATTTGATTTCcagcatacagtacatacaatgaTCATTTTCTCTACATGTTCAGGACTAAATTTACGACGTTTATGAGTTTGTATGCAGAGAAGGGCCTTTCAACATCTATGGATGTGATAGAACAGTATTTCCATGCATGTACATTGTCACCCTGCGGTATTTGTTCAcagagaataaaatttaaaaatcacaattTCTTTGTGAAACAGAATAGTTTTTCACTCAATATTTCTGCGTATTTAGAAGGGCATACTTAAGTTCACTTTACACTTTCTGAAGGACTGAAAGAGACTCATAAAGggaaaaaccacatttttctaCTTTCTGTCTTTCCTGAGGTAGATTTTGAAAAGCTCTTTTATTAAATTCAAGTTCCTCTACAATGTTTTATTTGTGAAAATGTTCTATGAACATTGAACTGCCAAACATCATCGTAACAACTTCTCTATTACTGTCATAATAAGAGAGCAGCATCAATGCACACACCCCAGTAGAAAAGAATTGGTTCTGGGAGCATTTCCCTGTAAGCATTAACTTTCCCAGGGGCTTTTACAATATGTTCTTGGTTCTAAAaatcaaagtaggcctacttatttcacAAAATTGTTCCCGTATGACTTTTGATACCCTATTAACAAGTAATTACTGTGGGATAAAATGTTTTCAGAGCTGAAGCAGCTCACCACGTGTAGAATGCAGAATCTGAAAACAGAACTCGAAATTTATGTTCAATACCTTCTTCCGGCTATAATACTCTTAAAAGCATTGTTTACAATGTGAGCAATGGTGAAATGTTAAGTTTTCTGTAAGACCctacaagcaaacaaacaaaaacgtttTCCCAACTCGTCTTTATTCACAGTTTGTCAATAAGGAAATTTGCCACATGACGGTCACAGGCATCATTTAGGTCTAAATCCCCTATGAGACAGTTTTTCAAGTTATGTCAGATTCTTTTAATTGTTGAATGGTAAAAGCCACAACTGCAACATTTATCTAGGAAATTCCAGAACTGCTAAGTGAATTCCATGGTATATCTGCTGTATAGCATAGATAACTGTGATGTATATTTAGGCAAAGAGCTGCTTTGTTGTGCCAATAATGTTTGCTTTGATGagctttgttttttgtttagcTAGCTGCAACATTCTGATTGGTAGTTGGATGTCGGCTTGGCtgaaatttttctctttttctcacacttaatttattttgttgctgTCTGAAGTATAAGCCCCCACAAAGCTCCCCGTTTCCCCTTCGCCACTGTGTGGTAGTCCCTTTGTCAACTGTAGGCCTAATAACTTAACGCACTGTAATGGACACTGATCAGCAACAACACTCTTTGAAGCGCATTTCTCAAGTTGGATTCGAACTCACAGCTCTGGGATTGGAAGTTGGACTCTCGAATTAATTATCTTGACAGTTTTCCATATTTCTCCTACTTCCTATTAACTGCCCTGTGACAGCAGTTCTGACTTCTCAGGTTTAAATTCTCCTTGTAGGTCTGTCTCACAGCTGCTGCAATCCAAAGGAACTAAGATTTGATTTTCTGGGAAATACTGAAAAACTTGTGGTGAAAGGTggctgtgaaattttattttcccaAGTACTTCACTTCTGTCTATTGTACTATAGTCACATTATTATCTATTGATCGTcatgaataacaaattaagattaCCTTTGATAATGTTTGCCAAACAGGTAACTAAATCAGCTGACATGGTTATGTAGGCTCTTCTttctctaattatgttgcaaaaacgtataatcaaaatttgtttgaaaaggtgactggattatccaacaaatttcatCCTTTCCgcattgaatgtttttagaactgaccaaatttataaatactctttaatgaaattctatcataaaaatagaattaaatttgtaggtcagccacatgctcataatacaagacgaaatgaaattcttaatttagttgaacctgAATGTTTCACATacgctgctttactacacagtacaaattatggtccacgtctatataattcgataataaaatttcatccagaattgactactttaagcaatgacattttcagatccagaattaaaaaatttatatgacagacttccctgttttataatatgtactacgtattgtaaaacaagtttatttctatcctaagtatattttttctatcttatctttgttactatatcaacatgacctgtactaattatactactactaataataacttaacagcctattaatctatcaccaatttcaacatcgtctctttttacactcagttattactagtattattattactaactttattattatcatcatctttatgtgaccttttttcttaagtgttTTGTccacaaagtatgtatatttatgtatgtttctatctactcttcttaagaatgtgatcttagtgcaagaattttagattttattttagaaacagtagagatttctatttttgtgaattaccagtatgtataatctgtgtaatcagaattttaaatcttaattcagaaaaaataggCATGGTTggtgaacaatgtaaaattgtatgtcattttcaagtctttctatcaaaacggaactgtccctgaacacgagctttgctctttcggggtactttcatgtagcgtttttttatgtatatgttattattaaataaataaataaatgaaattatatccAGAATTAATATAAACTGACCATTCTGTTCGACAAGTAATTCAGCCTAGATATTGCGTACCTAACTTACTCACCACTAGTGCTAGGATTTTGCTCTATTTGTCTATTTCATaggtttttaatatgttttggaacaactggataatatgcatggtagagcaatgtcgatagtggACTTTATTCGTTGGCCACCAGTCACCGGACCGTACCGAGCCATGTCAAACAAAAgtcaatcgaaatggtggtagtgaaattcgcgactatattcttaaataaatcactccattagtcagtcaagtgcaaggtttatgtaGTAAAACAGCGGTGTTttgaatgaattaaaaaaaaatacagatgtagcaagatcttaaagtaggttatcacaatgaaatgaagaggaaaaaaaggtgtgtttcacggaatatcattcaaatgacggaagataaatttccggttaatgttcgccaaagcacTAAGTActtaattatgaccgcgttgccgttttatttgtgACCTAGGGAAAAagtacctagccttttacgaaaaaaaaatttttggggccatgaaattattcaccgctttcattatattactgcttatcaatattacgaaacaaaaactgtcataaagacCATGACCGGCTAGAAACATTGATACAAAAGAGATAAACCAATTCGgctgtgatgaaacaaaagaaaatgcgacagatattttagttcgagataaaatggataCTTAACAAGACATAGTGAAACGTTTCGAAAAGGAAATGACAAAAAAGGTACATTTCTTGCCTGTCTGCGCATGCACGGagttggttaataaaaacctaaactaaccaaacctaaccttcgtatatgcaaggtgtgtaaccggagcaagaagggatcttcttCATTTGATCTGCAGTGTAcatgcgaaaataaattcaagtaaggatcacacTCCCACTGAATgtgctacagcaaaactgtttctgtcccaaACCTCTCATCTAAGCCACATAATCTACTCgaaatatttacgcaaatacaccttgttgctaacagtggtgctatctctcaataatgttcagaacgaaggaggtagagagaaaaaaaaaacaaatttctccttctaacaacACACACCAacatcatgttcttatgttggcgacattgtgtatttaattaaatttggtggtaaacataacggcacggttcaaagctaccgtgctaattctccagtttaaaGTATGTTTTATCTGCACAGAATGCAGATAGTTGAATTTTACAGGGCCTACATTTGCCTATTTTGTGAATTAGAGCCTATTTTATTGAGTTTACGGTATAAAAAAGATTTTCAAGAACTGATAttgctaaaagaaaaaaaagctaGGATATTTGCATAAATTGCATATGCATAGTTAACATTGTCCAGTTTTGGGGTTTTCTATAGCACACCACACTGAAGGTTTTTTGACGGAAAAAGtggtctaattttcagagggTAGGTAGTTTTGAATGTCAAAAATTCATACATGACGTCACTTTGCTTGAAAACATATAACAAAATACCAAAGAATTCGAAAGAATTGATCGGTGTTGGGTAACCTAAAAGTCATTATCATTAACAAGTGAAATAAAGAGGcagaacacttcaaaatgaacgtgAAACGCATATTTCACTTCACATAATATAttcaaggcataccaaaagtctaaatcagcctaacctgtcacagatccgtATCTGCTAGGCAAACTAAaagactaaactaacctaaccagtCACAGATTAGGCGTAGGCCTACTAAAAGCCTAACCTGTCACATTCCCGCACTGTAGAACTTAGAAAAACGCAATTAGTGTCGCATGCTATAGGAAAACCGGTTTTGCTCTGTGATCTGTAATAATAATTAGCCTAAGGggaaatctttacaatagcgatAACAAAGGAAGGCCAACAGCAAGGACCCACCGTCCTAACGACATTATGGGATAGCATGGAAGAGAGGGTTTGAGTGGGGTAGTGACATTCTTAGGCAATTATGAGTATATACGCATGCCAAAAGGctaaactaacctgtcactgattcaaCCTTACGAAAGCTTTATTTTCTTTGTGATCATTATGAAAACGCACGGAAGTTAGATGTGCTAACCCTTCCATCTCGACGGAGCAATCCTGCCTACCCGCTCCTCTCTGGCAGACCCcattttcacagcaactttccaccttATTTCAGTGCGAAATTGGCGTTGACACTAAATTTGTGGACATTTGTTTACAGTACGAATAACTGAATTAGAAACCAAATACCGGTATGTAAACACATTTGTACCTCACCGTGGTAACACAAATGTAAAGAAATACAAGAGAAAACATCAGAAGAGTCCTTCTTAGACAATATACATGAAGAAAAAAGAGATGGTAATTGCACCACAAACGGACGTGTTATTTACTGTCAAGTCTGCCCTAAAGAGGTAAGCTGTGCTTAATTCACAGTAGATTTTTGGTAACCACGTTGCCACTGCCTGGTTACCCAACAGTGTATTTTTAGGCGGATGAATTTCGTTCAGATAAAATGTGAGAAAAAGGTCATCTTGCTCAACACAAAATCACAGCAATGCATAGTCTATacaaatgtaaagaaaaataGCAACAGTAGCAGGGAAAAACTTAGATTCAAAATCTTCAGTCACTACAACTGCAAACTAAGTATTTCTAATGCAGGGACACAGTGGAACAGTCCCCAATTTGGAATCAgataacattaggcctacttcattcaAACATAGACCCATACCCATGTGTTCATTTTCAAGACACAAAAGCATTCTCAGCGACAAAAGATATTGCTTCACCCAGAGAGCATAGAAAAAAATGGGATAAATTTCAGATACCTtactttccctcttactccaaaattttaatcttgtacacacaaaataaattatcggcactgaaaagtgccttttcgtaagtatgatgatgcgcattcgaccaACACAgataaatctgctctttttagtattttaagataataaattattgccaGTAAGGTATCCGTAAACTgaaattttccctttaaattatacTAAGTGGCTTAAGTAGActtaaatttattgttgtttacTTTCTAATGCCTATTTCAAGTGTCAGGGGTTATTTGAGTGCCTGTTTTATGAAGTTTTTAATATCTTTTAGGCAGTCTAGGCCTATTTAACAATTTTTGGTGCCTATCGATCCTAAGACTACCGGTACTCAGATAACGTTGATTAAATTATATGCCTATACCTTTTTCAGTcggtctgggtggcgcagtcggtagagtgctagccttctgtgccctaggttgcgggttcgatcctagcCTAGGTCGAtaatatttaagtgtgcttaaatgcgacaggctcatgccagtagatttactggcatgtaaaagaactcctgagggacaaaattccggcacaccggcgacactgataaaatctcagcagttgcgagcgtcgttaaataaaacacaggcCTAATTTTTATACCATTTTCGTGACTTCTTAATTCTTCAGTACTTAAATAGTTTTAGAGTACGAAAAACATTAACGTAATCCGTATATAAAGATACTTTAATTCTTCACAGTTAAGTCTatccataaaaaaaataaagctatACATTCCAAACAAGCTGATacgataataaaaacaataacactACAGATGAATGAATTACAGTTTTTGAAAACATATCCAGTGCAATTAATAATCTTTAAATGAAGTTCAGgtcgaagaaatataattacgccGGTCATGAAAAGACTTCCTCTCGTTATTTTAACCTAACCTAGAAACAAAACTCATTAAAACTGCGTCACTATAACATCCaacataataatgtaattaatctgAAAAATTACGCTCCGCTTGCTccgtatttc
This region includes:
- the LOC138706774 gene encoding ankyrin repeat domain-containing protein 11 isoform X4 → MRRIPPQNKVAGDKLNSVRLHQARVRDDKRLPRADIAPCDSERTGMEGSEDVYEFKSGKDASPDTGDKKEPPADCNSPTRQESPVEQGGKRNFAEVGEGADEGDEENKRKKRKDSDSSKENARNGGGTSGRFGGGRNGASEKCTKVTGNQKNGGGAAAKNAANGSDRRSPSSGTGSNSPKLASATASTCSGGGSAGGKGTESDGEGEESRGGKGGGSGPEPPGPNPAAWTGGPKVPPLKIVIPQQSASLEQEQGNRNGKNGAARHHQALPYVVASSDANTDKEPPASGGGPSPSEPTGAGSGGGGAAKSDEKKDSGAGPLMSEEQRSTHHQRVLRSSHRSGGGTSASANVAATTAAVSSSSSLSTASASVSGSSAPSPAASGASSGGAVDRGSNNSSPSQSQSPSLAECAAPPASVETSSVAGAAKSASPANTSMAPTPEEKVVEPAEQPGQQPQPAPPQPPPVDLHPRKRKMKQSKESQAAAASTSTAEPSDSASTTTEVHPHDQPITNCYQLFLNIRKQHVIEKEKLVLSVEQEILRVHGRAARALANQSLPFSVCTILKDEEVYNVITPEQEEKDRNARSRYNGRLFLSWLQDVDDKWEKIKESMLLRHHNEAESLHAVQRMDWEWKMKELGICEFKAKPVIEDLHVPMVHVSDDFDLLPA